A segment of the Streptococcus dysgalactiae subsp. dysgalactiae genome:
TGGCTCTATCTCTTTAACGAAGCAAAAAAAGAAGCACAGCTACTTAAACTAGTATTTAAGCATCATTTGCATCACCTATTAACCCAATTAGTAACTAAGCGCCTCAAGGCCTATCAAAAATGGAAAGATAAGAAACAATCACACTATAAGCGACTATTTTGGAGCAATGCCATTGTCTCTGTCTTATCTAATTGGATTTCAGATGATATGGTGGTTCCAGCAGAAGAAATGGCAGCTATGGGACTTCCACTACTAACCTAAAAATGAACAAGAACCTTTTCCATCCTACGGAAATGCCCTTGTTCATTTTTTTAGGTTTTGCCCGTTCATTAGTAACAGCTCTTCTCAAATAGGGGGTAACTTCAGCCTCTATTATCCCCTCAACACGATTAGTCTTATGACTCTTTGTTAGGTAGCAACACAAATTGATGAATTGCTTGGGCAACACCCGCCTCATCATTGGTAATAGTCACCTGATCAGCTAATTGCTTAATAGCCTCTGAAGCATTGCCCATGGCAACCCCTAATCCAGCATAGTTAAGCATTTCAATGTCATTAGGAGCATCGCCAATCGCCATAACTTGATCAGCACTTAGATCTAAATCCTCTACCAATTCCCTCAAAGCAGATGCCTTGCTGACGCCCTTAGGAAGAATTTCCAAGATATTATCTTGACTACGCACCACATGATAGCTTTGACGAAGGTGATCACTTGCTGCTAATTCAAAAGCATCCAGCGCAGCTTTTTCCCCTAAATACATGGCTTGAAAAATCACCTGATATGATTGAGATAACTGCCTTAAAGAGACTGCTTGCACGGTTGCAAAGACCAAATCTCCATCTGCCTGAACAAGATCTGGCACTTCTGGTTCAAGGACTAAATAATCTTGTTCTCCTGTTAGGGTTAAGTAAACTCCAGGAAAGGATTGACTGACCTGCTCTAAGGCCTCAATATCAGAGTAGTTAAGTGACTTAGAATGGCGTAGTTGCCAGTCTGGACTACTGTAAGTGCTGCACCCATTGTTAAGGATGAGAAATTCTTCCTCAACCAACCCCAACTGATCAAAGTAGGGCCTTGTTCCCGATTGAGGGCGACCTGTACAGACGACAATCTTCACTCCAGTATTAGCAGCTTCTTGAATCATCTTAATATTGTCTTCTGGGATTTCTTTTTGCTCATTTAGCAATGTACCATCTAAATCAATAGCAATCAGTTGAATCATCTTATAGTTCCTCTTTCCATTTGATTTTAGGCAAGTTCCATTTTCTACGATGGCCAATCAACCGTAAAGTCGTTAATAATACAACTAAAGCATAGCATTCTAGCGTCGTGTCGGCTAATCTAAAATGGAGAACCAAGGCTGCAAAAATAGACCAACCGGCATAAATTTCGCTACGTAATACACTCGGTTTACGGCCTGCCAAAATATCTCTGACAACACCTCCACCTGCACCAGTCAAAACTGCGGCGACAATGACAGCACTTAGCGGCTGATTGAGGCGTACCGCATGCAAAGCACCTTGCACACTAAAAGCCGCTAAACCAATAGCATCTGTGAGAACTGCCGCTCTAACCCACCCTCTTGC
Coding sequences within it:
- a CDS encoding Cof-type HAD-IIB family hydrolase; the protein is MIQLIAIDLDGTLLNEQKEIPEDNIKMIQEAANTGVKIVVCTGRPQSGTRPYFDQLGLVEEEFLILNNGCSTYSSPDWQLRHSKSLNYSDIEALEQVSQSFPGVYLTLTGEQDYLVLEPEVPDLVQADGDLVFATVQAVSLRQLSQSYQVIFQAMYLGEKAALDAFELAASDHLRQSYHVVRSQDNILEILPKGVSKASALRELVEDLDLSADQVMAIGDAPNDIEMLNYAGLGVAMGNASEAIKQLADQVTITNDEAGVAQAIHQFVLLPNKES
- a CDS encoding trimeric intracellular cation channel family protein, with product MTIDMWEILNIIGTIAFALSGAIVAMEEEFDILGIFILGFVTAFGGGAIRNTLIGLPIEALWGQKPEFTCAFLAIVLIMLFPKLVARGWVRAAVLTDAIGLAAFSVQGALHAVRLNQPLSAVIVAAVLTGAGGGVVRDILAGRKPSVLRSEIYAGWSIFAALVLHFRLADTTLECYALVVLLTTLRLIGHRRKWNLPKIKWKEEL